In Sceloporus undulatus isolate JIND9_A2432 ecotype Alabama chromosome 7, SceUnd_v1.1, whole genome shotgun sequence, one DNA window encodes the following:
- the LOC121936956 gene encoding uncharacterized protein LOC121936956 yields the protein MTRLRMLLGQNGVSLLAALLLLFAVAAWPCPPACYRCSVYVAQCEHFSSLRKVLAGLSNHTQKIVLQHGNLSKMPPFCFTKFPHLHFLSITGCPISSLNDFTFSSVHVNSLRVLNLSNNHLHSCMIEPMAFSGLLFLHELILTNNSLDILRRSWFLEMPVLLRLHLGGNRITYLPPRMFESLTRLGELVVSSNLIQYLPMDTFYGMPLLTKLDLSNNRILFINHEVFQPLQALKHLLLFQNRLTVLPTLPSSISLLFLHENPWECTCQLVVSLVPLLAKIQSPNGVTCDGPPSLAGQLVASTRPEGCSLRSEPQAPSSSLSSSSSSFPSSSSSSSVAATHVATSGFWNLSLLYGFLGGVLICLVICLILCCFCHFRRYCNCVHFEHRTKSRQTYQNQMSRSFLNEERPSNTEPHILCSFPVVENTAAGFETGHMVRRMSYGCSSENCRTSHVEQKESSSQKPLVAVLSMDAAGKTVVTLHEAGTEVGGPAMHQSHCHMHEENTDGMHKACEERADKVTACAKGCGSEQQCSAERQRGSCDSCHAASSQVERKNCALEKSVERPVSHPEIQLGGLQCPQTLVHIDFHDGSALKMEKDHKWVCEISSKRKESQPSGFHSHTSHHGSAIRRKASSLWRPSHHHQACLVSPQTDKASRVKLWQESLVRSRHPKHRIRSGESTWKTGLYSDFSLLASKVNTRQEWKPLHDRCPHPTSSTTSTSSIPSTSSQSEENGLTYPKETSIEMRCDADHPRIRARSSQQLGNVSQVRRRHPEYRKARGSQDPVIGLKKESSIMEKEWKCSRCGFKNSSAHSIAQRTHTQWNSSPRTSRRMRDVVTRQSSTSTIHLKERERAFACFSQDENSEKSLPEESRHSRDLPALPPPTGVSQTAQCENDAESTYEELCPPVASAMPLTEETSTQLILKNEVGRVGILKAVETGRVVDHSMDTYSPRNTDSGEEIVDGEGSLEAVPLGVLGQDLMEGGQDTPCAYSNVMLSESCYDASRCFLYRIEANLSLMETSISSRSCSERPYSDAQGDGYEELTTAITSCCPVVQKMCQINFPLLSEEDEPQGEYEDQTGELG from the exons ATGACCAGACTCAGGATGCTTCTCGGACAAAATG GTGTGTCATTACTTGctgctttgctgctgctttttgcagTCGCTGCCTGGCCTTGTCCTCCTGCATGCTATCGCTGCTCTGTCTATGTGGCACAGTGCGAGCATTTCTCATCACTCAGAAAAG TTTTAGCAGGTCTGTCAAATCACACACAGAAGATAGTCCTGCAGCATGGAAACCTTAGCAAGATGCCGCCATTCTGCTTCACCAAATTCCCCCACCTCCATTTCTTGTCGATCACGGGGTGCCCCATTTCTTCACTGAACGACTTCACATTTTCCTCGGTTCATGTCAacagcctgagagttttgaaccTCAGCAACAACCATCTGCACAGCTGCATGATCGAACCCATGGCTTTCTCCGGCCTTCTCTTCCTGCACGAGTTGATTCTAACCAACAACAGCTTGGACATCTTGAGAAGATCATGGTTCCTGGAGATGCCTGTACTTCTCAGGCTTCATCTCGGGGGAAACCGAATTACCTATCTTCCTCCTAGAATGTTTGAAAGCTTAACCAGACTCGGTGAACTGGTTGTGTCTTCCAATCTGATTCAGTATCTCCCCATGGACACTTTTTATGGGATGCCTCTGCTGACGAAGTTGGACTTATCAAACAACAGGATCCTCTTTATCAACCATGAGGTCTTCCAACCTTTGCAAGCCCTCAAGCATCTCCTCCTGTTTCAAAACAGGTTGACTGTCCTGCCCACCCTTCCAAGTTCCATCAGCCTCCTGTTTCTTCATGAAAATCCATGGGAGTGTACTTGCCAGCTGGTGGTCTCCTTGGTGCCGTTGCTGGCTAAAATTCAGTCTCCCAATGGGGTCACTTGTGATGGGCCTCCTAGCCTTGCTGGACAGCTGGTGGCAAGCACAAGGCCTGAAGGTTGTTCCCTTCGATCTGAACCTCAGGCTCCATCTTCATCTTtgtcctcatcctcttcttcatttccatcatcttcatcatcatcatcagtagcaGCCACACATGTTGCAACATCGGGGTTTTGGAACCTCAGCTTGCTTTATGGATTTCTAG GAGGGGTCCTTATTTGTTTAGTGATATGTCTGATTCTCTGCTGCTTTTGCCACTTTCGACGATATTGCAATTGCGTCCACTTTGAACACAGGACCAAGAGCAGGCAAACCTACCAGAACCAGATGAGCCGATCATTCTTGAATGAGGAGAGGCCTTCAAACACGGAGCCACACATCCTTTGCAGCTTTCCAGTTGTCGAGAATACAGCAGCCGGTTTTGAAACAGGCCACATGGTGAGAAGGATGTCTTATGGCTGTTCAAGCGAAAACTGTAGAACTTCCCATGTGGAACAGAAGGAGTCTTCATCCCAGAAGCCTCTGGTTGCAGTGTTGTCGATGGATGCTGCGGGTAAAACAGTTGTGACTCTTCACGAGGCAGGAACAGAAGTAGGGGGCCCTGCCATGCATCAGTCGCATTGCCACATGCACGAGGAAAACACTGACGGAATGCACAAGGCATGCGAAGAAAGAGCAGACAAAGTCACTGCATGTGCGAAGGGCTGTGGCAGTGAACAGCAATGTTCGGCGGAGAGACAGCGTGGATCCTGTGACTCCTGTCATGCTGCTTCCAGTCAGGTGGAAAGGAAAAATTGTG ctTTGGAGAAATCTGTTGAAAGACCAGTTTCACACCCCGAGATTCAACTTGGAGGCCTCCAGTGCCCGCAAACGTTGGTCCATATAGATTTCCATGATGGAAGTGCCCTGAAGATGGAGAAAGACCATAAATGGGTTTGTGAGATCTCTTCTAAGAGGAAGGAATCTCAGCCAAGTGGATTTCACTCCCACACTTCCCATCACGGGTCAGCAATACGGAGGAAGGCTTCATCTCTTTGGCGACCTAGCCATCACCATCAAGCGTGCTTGGTGTCCCCTCAAACTGACAAAGCCTCTCGGGTGAAACTGTGGCAAGAAAGCTTGGTGCGGAGTAGACATCCTAAGCACAGGATCAGAAGTGGAGAGTCAACTTGGAAGACTGGTCTTTACTCTGACTTTTCCTTGTTGGCAAGCAAAGTGAACACGAGACAGGAATGGAAACCACTCCATGACCGTTGTCCCCATCCAACTAGCTCTACAACCTCCACCTCTTCTATACCCAGCACATCCAGCCAGTCAGAAGAGAATGGCCTCACCTATCCAAAGGAAACCTCTATTGAGATGCGCTGTGATGCCGACCATCCTAGGATAAGAGCGAGGTCTTCCCAACAGTTAGGTAATGTCTCCCAAGTAAGGAGAAGGCATCCTGAATATAGGAAAGCCAGGGGCTCACAAGACCCAGTCATTGGTTTGAAAAAGGAGTCGTCCATCATGGAGAAAGAGTGGAAATGCTCAAGATGTGGTTTTAAAAACTCCAGTGCACACTCAATAGCTCAGAGAACACATACTCAATGGAATTCTAGCCCCAGGACCTCCAGAAGAATGCGAGATGTGGTCACCCGACAGTCCTCTACTAGTACAATCCACCTAAAAG AGCGTGAAAGGGCCTTCGCTTGCTTCAGCCAGGATGAGAACTCCGAGAAGTCGCTACCAGAAGAATCCCGGCATTCAAGAGATTTGCCAGCCCTTCCGCCTCCCACTGGAGTTTCTCAGACTGCGCAATGTGAAAATGATGCTGAATCCACTTATGAGGAACTTTGTCCTCCTGTGGCCAGCGCAATGCCACTTACTGAGGAGACCTCTACACAACTGATTCTGAAAAATGAGGTTGGGAGGGTAGGTATCCTAAAGGCTGTAGAAACTGGAAGGGTGGTGGATCACTCCATGGACACCTACTCTCCCAGAAATACAGACTCAGGAGAAGAAATTGTGGATGGGGAAGGGTCTTTGGAAGCAGTTCCCCTTGGCGTTCTTGGCCAAGACTTGATGGAAGGTGGACAGGATACTCCTTGTGCGTACTCAAATGTGATGCTTTCAGAATCCTGCTATGATGCCTCCAGGTGCTTTCTCTACAGGATAGAGGCAAATCTGTCCCTGATGGAGACATCCATCTCTAGCCGGAGCTGCAGTGAAAGGCCTTATTCGGATGCTCAGGGAGATGGCTATGAAGAGCTCACCACCGCCATCACCTCCTGCTGCCCTGTGGTTCAGAAAATGTGCCAGAttaactttcctcttctgtctgaAGAGGATGAACCACAAGGAGAATATGAGGATCAGACTGGAGAGCTAGGGTAG